Within Pseudomonadota bacterium, the genomic segment TCCTTCCGGGCGTACCACGGCTGAACCGCAAACCGGGCACGCATCAGGCAACTTCGCGGGTTGCGCACCGGGCGGCCGCTCGTGCTCCACAACCCGCACAAGTTCGGGTATGACATCACCGGCCCGGCGAATATAGGCGGTATCGCCGACACGCACGTCCTTGCGGTGCAGCTCGTCGATATTGTGCAACGTGACATTGCTCACTGTGGCGCCACCGACAAATACCGGCTCCAACCGGGCCACCGGCGTCAATGCCCCCGTGCGCCCGACCTGAAACTCAATCGCGAGAACCTTGGTCAACGCCTCCTGCGCGGGAAACTTGTGAGCCACAGCCCAACGGGGTGCCCGCGCCACGTAGCCAAGGATATTCTGCCAATCGACTCGGTCGACTTTGTAAACCACGCCGTCGATTTCGTAGGGCAAGCGCGGGCGTTGCTCACCCATCTTTTGATAGTAATCCAAACACCCCTCGACCCCGTCACAGCGACGAACCAACGGGGAGACGGGCAAACCCCAGGCTTTGAGTTGTTCGAGAATGTCCCATTGCGTTGCCGGCAAAACGTCATGGCCTTCGTAGATACCCAGGCCGTAGGCGAAAAAGCGCAGCGGTCGCTCGGCAGTGATCCGGGGATCCAACTGCCGCAGACTGCCGGCTGCCGCATTGCGGGGATTCACAAAGTTCTTTTGCCCCGCCTCGGTCATGCGTTCATTGAGTTGTGCGAACCCGGCGAGCGTCATGTAGACCTCACCACGAACTTCGACTCGCCCAGCACCGAATCCGGCTTCGAGCTGCAAGGGTATGCTGCGAATGGTCCGCACGTTATGGGTGATGTCCTCGCCACGACGTCCATCGCCACGGGTGGCACCGCGAACCAAGCGGCCGGATTCGTACAACAAACTGACGGCCACGCCATCCAGTTTGGGCTCGGCGCAGTAAGTGATGCATTCGACGTCAGTCAGACGTTCCCGAACGCGGCGGTCGAAATCGGCAACTTCTTGCTCCTCGAAGGCATTGCCGAGAGACAACATCGGTTGTTCGTGCGTGACCGTCGTGAAACCCGATGCTGGCGCGGCGCCGATGCGCTGCGTTGGAGAATCGGGGCTCACCAACTCCGGATAGTGCGCTTCGAGATCCTCAAGCTCCCGCATGAGCCGATCGTACTCGGCATCGGGGACCTCCGGGTTGTCGTCGACGTAATACTTCCGGTTGTGGTAGGCAATGGCCCTGCGCAGGTGAGCCGCCCGTTCGCTGACTGATTTGGGAATTTTCATGTCGGCGAATCAGGCGTTTTTGTATCCAGTAGGCTGTGCCGTTGGATCAGCTGTTGGACTTTCTCTGGCGTCACCGGCTCCCGGTCGTCGCCCAACAAACGCCCGTGTAATCCTCTCGACACGGCCTCAGCCGCCGTGAACAGCTCCCGGACCACCACGTACGTTGGCTTGATCGCCGGCAGGACGGCGAAAAACGCCAATCCCGGTGTCACCAAGTCCTCGACATTCTCGGGGAAAGCGCCGGGCTCCATGGCGTTGGCTACCCGAAACAACGAACCCTGTGTTCGGTCGGGGCTGACATAACGGTGAAAGGTACGATCCTCACCCAGCACTAACCCTTGGGCAGAGAGGGCTTGCAGGACTTCCGTGCCGAGAAACTCCTCGCCTCGGGGTGCCACGACGTAAAACACCACTGGTGTGGGGTTGTCCGGTTCGGGACCGTCCGACGGTTCTTCGATTTCTTGTGCCGGCTCCTCAACCGGCGGAATTGTCGGCGCCGGCTGCTTCATATTCGGTTGTTCGACATCGGGCTCGTCGAATACCGGCTCTTCAATCCTGGGTTCGACCGCTGATTCATTATCCGGATCCACGATCGATGATGCCGCCGGACCCAAAACGGGCACGGTATCAGCCACTTCATCCATATCCAATCGCGCGGCATCCAACGCCGGTTCTCGACGCTCGACGAGCGCGTCATGGTCCACCGTCGGATGTGAATCCGTGTCTGCGTTCGCTCCCGATCGTATTCTAAGTCGGCCATGAACATAGATGATGAGCAACGAAAGCGCGCCGATAATCAGTATGGTCCACCTGAGTCCTGTCATTCCTCGCTCTCGCCTCTTCAGACCGCTGCCATTTCGACGGCTTCTTCAATATCCACCGACACCACGCGCGAAACACCGGGCTCTTTCATGGTAATGCCGAGCAGTTGCTGGGTCATTTCCATTGTGGTTTTGTTGTGTGTGACGAG encodes:
- the ligA gene encoding NAD-dependent DNA ligase LigA translates to MKIPKSVSERAAHLRRAIAYHNRKYYVDDNPEVPDAEYDRLMRELEDLEAHYPELVSPDSPTQRIGAAPASGFTTVTHEQPMLSLGNAFEEQEVADFDRRVRERLTDVECITYCAEPKLDGVAVSLLYESGRLVRGATRGDGRRGEDITHNVRTIRSIPLQLEAGFGAGRVEVRGEVYMTLAGFAQLNERMTEAGQKNFVNPRNAAAGSLRQLDPRITAERPLRFFAYGLGIYEGHDVLPATQWDILEQLKAWGLPVSPLVRRCDGVEGCLDYYQKMGEQRPRLPYEIDGVVYKVDRVDWQNILGYVARAPRWAVAHKFPAQEALTKVLAIEFQVGRTGALTPVARLEPVFVGGATVSNVTLHNIDELHRKDVRVGDTAYIRRAGDVIPELVRVVEHERPPGAQPAKLPDACPVCGSAVVRPEGEAVARCSGQLSCPAQRMAAILHFAGRRAMDIDGLGDKLVAQLIEEGVIKTVADLYGLTLEQLISLPRMGEKSASNLLAAIAGSRQTTFARFLYALGILGVGEVTAQQLAAHYPRLDELMAADTEALEQVPGVGPVIATQIAAFFREPHNREVIAQLLDYGIRWSETGRETGSGELTGKTFVLTGTLEYLTREAAKEAIQVRGGKVTGSVSAKTDFVVVGENPGSKADKASRLGIPMLNEEQLLNLLQGEGDDHDT
- a CDS encoding cell division protein ZipA C-terminal FtsZ-binding domain-containing protein — protein: MTGLRWTILIIGALSLLIIYVHGRLRIRSGANADTDSHPTVDHDALVERREPALDAARLDMDEVADTVPVLGPAASSIVDPDNESAVEPRIEEPVFDEPDVEQPNMKQPAPTIPPVEEPAQEIEEPSDGPEPDNPTPVVFYVVAPRGEEFLGTEVLQALSAQGLVLGEDRTFHRYVSPDRTQGSLFRVANAMEPGAFPENVEDLVTPGLAFFAVLPAIKPTYVVVRELFTAAEAVSRGLHGRLLGDDREPVTPEKVQQLIQRHSLLDTKTPDSPT